The genomic DNA ATTCGTGTTGCCTTGCAAAAAATGGCAACGAGGAACAAGTTCAAACACGTTAAATCCAAAGTCAAACTGTCAGGTAATTTTACAGTATACTCAGAAAAGTATGAAACAATGACATATTACCGTAGTACCATTGTAAACCTTTGCCACCCACACATTTCAACCAACGTTTGCACCCCTTTTTCACTAAGGAagcaaaataagacacaatGTATTTAACAGTGACACACTGAATCAATCAAATAGTTACTCATTATTTCCTCCAATAAACAGTCGGGAGGAGGCTGGTGACAGCAAAAAGAACATTACTTTTCAATATTCAACTTGAGTTCAAAAGATCTACATTTAAATAAGGTGATCTAAGTGCCCTTCTTTTGGAGCTGCTTAGCTGGGAATGAAAATAGGAGCCTTTAGTTATTGAAAAAGCAGTCTTGTTCATGTTATTTAGATGCTATTAACAGCCTGGGATGACAGGAGTAAAGTAAGACAGTGATTCCCAACCTTTTGGCTGCAATACATATGTCGATAAGTTGTGAAATTTCCACCTAAGATTGATATCCGCCTCATAGATTGTTCCATTTCTAAATGTCTAAAGAAGATAAAACTATATTTTCCTTAACAAAGCACAGTTTAGAGGAAAATCTGATTACATTGTCCTATAATTTGGTAAAGCTGAATCATGTGTTCCATTCTGTCACTCCTTAAAAGTGTTCATACCTGCAGGTTGGGAACCACCGATACGAGGGATTATATTTCTGAGCGCTAAAATGCTACTTTGACTACGATGTTGCGTcacacagagaagagagaaagaggattAAGTGGAGAAAAAGTGGGTTTGGTTGGTGTGCAGTGTATGTCAggcatttctatttttgttataGAGACCTCAGCAAGAAAAAGCAATTAAGTCAATaatattttgtagaaaaaaatatgccaTCTCCCAAACCACGTACTAAAGAACTATgaataacaaaagaaaacttttaaggagtcGGCTTCCATTCGAGTTTctcatttgaaataaaatacagagaaaCCAAAACGCTCCTTTACTCATCCTGTCCCTCTGCAAGACTTTTCTTCAGTGATTCTACTTTTCACCTACTAGTCTTGACCTACCAGTTGGCCGTTAAGCATAAATATTTCTCTTCTCCCTCTTGTTCCACAACACCTCTCTTCCCATCACCTTACGAGGACTTCACAGTGATGATGGCCTCGCCGGTCTTGTGGATGATGCTGGAGGATGAAGGGACGTTTCGCCGCTGCTCCACGCAGTTTTCGGCACCGGGCGACTGCATGGCGGCCTTGGTTCGGTGGGAACAGTCCACGCTGTCATGCAACATGTCTGCCTTCTCCCCATCCTTTAAAATCTCTTTCCCTCCTTTATTAAAGTGGCCTTTCTGCAGTTCCTCTTCCTCTCGTCCTTCTCTCTTCACATGGCAGCGACACACCTCGATGCCCGAGTCGCCTGTTAGGCGTCTGTGCCGGAAAtgatcctcttcctcctcgtcttcttcctcctcttctttcttttgcTCCTCTTTGTTGTTGcaatgcacaaaaacagcaacatttggTGAGAACAGAGCCTGTTTGGGTGGAGAAGGCGTGGGCCTGGCAGCTGGCTCGTGAGGTGAGATCTCTTCTTGAGCTTTCTGGGCGACCATGGCTCCGAGTGGGTCTGAGGAAACAGGAGGATGCATTTGACCAGTGGGAATGAAAGATAACAGGACAAGGGGAGAAAGAGGAAGGCGTGAAGAGTGTGAAGGACGAGAGTGTAAAGGGAGAGAGAGCGGTGGAGCAGGAGGCGAGACTCTTTCACCGCCATTAGAGGAGCATCTCTGCACAGGAATGACATCTGGAGCGGCCGCGGGTATGATGTCAGGTGGAACTTGTGATAGAGGAGGCGGGGAGGGCGTTGGCGTGAAGCTGGGCCCAACTCTCGGCATGACGACAAAGTCGCCTCCCGCTTCGCTGGGCGTGGACATGCGGCTGCTGTCGTACGTCTCGTCTGTCACCTGCACAGAGAAGGAGGTGCTGGAAGGGGAGGTGAGGGAGCAGGACTCGCAGGAGCAGCTGGTGTAGTTGTCAGAGCTCTGGGAGGAGGTCAGGCCGCTCGGGCCGGGGCCCAGGTAGGGAGGACAggggtgacggtggtggtggtgatgtggGTAAGAGGAGCTGGGACCCCCTGTGGTAGCTCCCTGCAGTGCAAAGATGGAGCTGTAAGGCGGCGGAGGGGTGCTGGGCTGTGCAGCCACCTCTTCATAGGAGGGCAGCTTGAACGAAGCCAGAAAACCTGCAACAGAAGAAACTGAAATTCAGATACAGAGGTTGGAAATTCATTATTAATAATGATTGTTTTACTGGATCATGTTATATTTAATAGATATTAattattgaacatttttgttgatgtaattttattgtgtttagtGTAATAGCAATACCCTCCTAATGGGTGAAACTCATTGCTGTAACATTACAATGTACTGCATGTAGTGTATCAACCCGATCAAAAAGTGTTGACATGCACTGctgttctaaagtttggggtcacttataaatgtccttatttttgaaagaaaagcattttttttcaatgaagataacattaaattaatcagaaatacagtctagaccagggttgtcaaacataaggcccgcaggccaaaaggTGAAAGTgacaactgtgaaaatatttaaagacactgaacattgtgcaatatcatgtgagtcagcagcttcagtatgacTGAGTTTGGTTTAGTGGAACCCTATTGTTGATTCACTGCCACAACCTTTATGCATTTTTCTATGTATaaattttctgcatttacaaggcagggggacaactgaaccttcttccttaaaagttcccactttagtttgtgtggtgcTCAGggttactacacagatgtggaaatgaatgtaaatttaaaataatttctagatcttgacaagttgtaaaatattacattgttcagttccagatatttgagactaaatgttttgtgcctctttgcagatacactgtgatctgtgagctgtgatacacaaatgataaactgaggcttaatatTGCTGAATTTGCACTTATTTGTCTTACAAAATTTcgggttgttcataatgttttgtaaaaagatagttcattaaatctgaacattttcagagcatacttttttgcactaaaacaaaggaaaaatttggagttgtggttataggttattatgcagtgattttactggtccggcacacttgagatcaaattgggctgaatgtggcccctgaactaaaatgactttgacacctctggtctagacattgttaatgtggtaaatgactattctagctggaaacagctgatttttaatggaatatctacataggggtacagaggaacatttccagcaaccatcactcctgtgttctaatgctacattgtgttagctaatggtgttgaaaggctcattgatgattagaaaatccttgtgtaattatgttagcgcatgaataaacatgtgagttttcatggaaaacgtgaaattgcctgggtgaccccaaacttttgaaaggtggtgtaactaaaaacaaacaaaaaaaaagattgaaaattgATTTCAATTACTATGCAAGAACTAGATATGATTTTAAATCGCTTAACCTCAAAACCTGGTTTGAAAAGCacattatcttttttaaaaaaatctgcaaaattataCAATTTGTTAGAGCGGGAAACTGCAAAAGTCCAAATATTTTTAAGCAATTCAACTTTCCAGTGGTTCATGAACTATGCGCGTGTGAGGTGCAGTTCTGTTGGAAAAattgaccaaatctaagcttaaaattgcaacattttggcaaaatcactttattctacttgtctcatttcttaaaaaatcaccaaaaattaaGCACTTTCATGAACCAAATTATTtacaacaaaactaaatataatGTGCTCTTCAAGTCAACCGTGAAGCTATgactgtgaaatgaaaaaaaatcagggacTATTTGGCTGATctggattgaactgcaggctgtgtttacaaagagcagagaggagacaagtatcgaaatacaataaaaattaaagttgTAAAAATATCTATGGAAGGTcaagtcaacattttttttccagtgttggtaactactgtggacacttggaaaaattaTGTACATGTTGACTTGAggattttaccatttttacagATCAAGtcatcaaagaaattcagcttctgtttttctttcttttttatgattaatggCAATATCACTCTGTCATACTACACAGAAGATATTTTTgatttctctctacttctagccatgattgtgctgttttgatgaagtgcaggattttaaattgcTATTTAAAACATCgccacagtgactaaaaatgtgcaaaaaaacacccacaaactgGATTCAGAGGGTTCAAGCTGTTTGGAACTACATTGAAATGAACCTACTGAGGTCCAGCATTGAGGAAGGGTAGTTGCAGGCTCCGTTATAGGCGATCAGATtgatttctctctgtctctgctgctgctggattctCAGCTTGGCCCGGCGGTGGCGGtaagcacagaaacagctgaacAGGATCAGCACCGTCCACAACAGCCAGAACCCTGcagcaaacaggaaacaaagcCAGCGCTCATCATTGCGAAAACAAACATTCTGGATTACATCTCAGATCTACACAGAGGCGGAAATTGTTACAAAAACACTACACCGGtggttttggatgttttatCCCATTTCATACAAATCATTTTTGCTCATTCATTGTCCAAAACACAGCCTGAGAATGCATGGGCATGAATGATGTGCTTTTTAGCTGCtcgcttttaatttgaaatgttttgcaaatgaTCTGACAATAAAAAGGTTTAAATTTCAAATGCtattagattgtttttttttttttttttaataatccaACTTTAATGACATCGCATTGCAATCTGTGACCTAAAACAGCTGCTTGATTTCTCCTATTGTTCTTTATccatgacagttttttttagtaCAAGATTATTTTATGTTAAAGTTGTAcaaatttcaccaaaacaatgaaaaatatggAAAGTAATGTACAGGGAGAGCTGACAAGTAGAAGCCCAAATACAGCCTATTTATTATCCAATCTTAAATGTTATAATAGTATATTTACAATCTCAAAGATatacactaccgctcaaaagtttggggtcacttcgaaatgtccttatttttgaaagaaatatatattttttttccaatgaagataacattaaattaatgcagtctagacattgttaatttggtaaatgattattctagctggaaatttttaatggaatatctccatagaggtacagaggaacatttccagcaaccatcactcctgtgttctaatgctacattgtgttagctaatggtgttgaaaggctaattgatgattagaaaactcttgtgcaattatgttaacacatgaataaaagtgtgagttttcatggaaaacctgaaattgcctggttgaccccaaacttttgaacaatcgTGTACGTAGTCAAACTCCTGTTGAAATCTGTCATGGAACACACTTTTATGAAGAAATTCAAACTACAGTTCTATCTGTGAGGACTGCTATTTCCCGACTAACTGGTTGACCAAGAGTGTCAATGATGTGGATGGTTTTTCAGTACAAATTTCCTGTTCAGATTCTTTTCTCATAGAGTAAGTTGTCTGCAGATTCTAGTGGGACACATATGTAAgtagaaaaacaatcacaaggCAGAACACTTTCACAACATGTTCCTAATATTTGAAGGTATTGTAAGAAAACGTAATATTTTTTCGCTTGATGCTTCAGTGATTCATGGTCCTGTCCACAGTGAGAAGAAGTCAGTCAGTTGACTCACACCAGAGTTCATAATAGTAGGTACAGCAGCCCGTCTCTCCACAGCAGTGTCCTGTTTCACACAGGTAACCTGGACTGTTGTTGACTCCAGGACAGTACTTGGGACTGACTACAGGTTGGCTACCAGAATTCCCTTGAGGCTTCACCACCTAGTGGACAAAACACCACATTGCaatgtaaaaacagcagaaacgaTAACATTGCAGAAAGTCTTCTACATGGTTTCCTTCACTAACTTTTTATTCAGAGTATTTTTATCAAAACATTACATCAGGACAGAATAGGAGGCTAATGCCAACCTTTATGATCTGCCCATTTACACGAGCATCTGTTATCATGTGTTATATACActacctgtccaaaaaaaaaaatcactctagctgatgcagtgaggagcttctcatttcttaaacaaccgtgtcagaagacatatcctgtggtcatggaaaggatgttaatctgtttcagaagggtcaaattatcgccctgcatcaagcaaagaaaacaactaaggagatttctgaactactaaaatcagattaagaaccgtccaacacattattaaaacctgaaggatagtggtgaaccatcatcttagaggaacaaatgtgttcggaacaaactcttaaatgatcgtaggaaatcaacagtagaactcacggctatgtttaatagtgaaagtaagaacatttccacatgcacaatgtgaagggaactcaaaggattgggactaaacagctgtagctctaagaaaaccactgatcagtgaggctaatcagaataaaaaggcttcaatttgctaggAAGCATAAAGTTTgaactctggagcaatgaaagaaggtcatgtggtctgatgagtccagatttaccctgttccaaagtgatgggggcatcagggtaagaagagaggaggatgaagtgatgcactcatcatgtctagtgtctaccagcctgtgggggtttagggttatgatctggggttggtcaggttcagcaacgttatgttcccaaagaatgaggtcagctgactacctgaatatactgaatgaccaggtctttccatcagtggagtttttcttctctgatgacatggacatgttccaagatgatgatgccaggattcatggtgctcacattgtgaatgagtggatcagggagcatgagacgtcattttcacacatggattgtcctccacagagtccacacctcagccccattgagaatctttaggatgttctggagaagatgTTGCacagtggtccgactctcccatcatcaatataagatctttgTAGAAAGTGAATGCAACTTTGGACAGAAATAAACGCTGTGACATTGCAAAAACTGATCgtaatgatgccacagtgaatgtgtgtcgttctcagagctaattgtggtccaatgaaatattagtgtgcgacgtattttttggacaggcagtatagaattaggtgagtcactttaatACTCATGCAACcacttatttaacattttatatagTGGTTGCGTTCATGCATCTAACCTTTTCATTGAGGTGCACTAACTCAACATTTCCTCACCAATGGGCTTCTGGCTTGTGTCATTCTGTGACACATATAAACAAAAACTACCCTGTAGCTGGCCACTCCCACAGGAGACTAGTACAAAACAGCTGAGAGAATGCATTGATAAAGGGTATGGAGCAAGCAGCAGGGACCAGCGGTGGGTCTATTACTGACTGGTCAACAGTGCATTCATAATTGCTGGGGGCCACCGGCCTGCCCCACCCAAACAAAACATTGTGCTGACCCCTCTCCAGACCCACAGTGACATGACGCCTCACATGATTTTGCTCAGTCACGGAGCATCAACAGCGTTTACAGGTGGCATATCAAACGAGATGACACCATGTGACAGCAGAAAACACCCAGAGCACTGCAAGTTACATCATTACCAGACTGTCAAAACACGCATAAAGCAAATAAAggacacatttcacattttattattgtcttGAATAAGGcaaacagtaagaaaaaaaggaTCTGCTAAACCAGCATGAACAAATGTCACTAAAATATGCAGTAACTCTGCTTGTACCCAAAATATCAAGAAGCTAAAATAGAACACCAAACTGCAGTGATTCAGTCTCATGGGCCAACCACAAACTACAGAAACACCTGTGAGTCAAAGCACACGCTAGAACAGTTTAACagatcaaaatgacagaattggTTGCACTCTGGAGCCCTGAGGGTGATCATTTCCTATGAATTCCTCGCTACGCACGGCCACTTTCATATTACACATCACGTATTTCACCCATTGTTAACAGAAAAGGACTGGTTAATGTTTGACGGCAGCTACGCGTAAATATTAGGTCAAAAACAGATCTCCCACCTCATTAATTGTGCTCATGTCAATCTCCTTCACAGGCACCTAAAAtgagaaagcaaaaaaatctcTGTGAGACGGGAAGCAAGTGAAGAACTAAAACCTACACAGTGAGTATTGAATATTTGACATGTCATAAAAAGCCAGTTAATTTCACTGCTTTGGGAAAAGGGTCAAGACGAGCTCAGACACTGTAGTAAAACTGTAAAGTTCAATAACAATGCAGCAAGGAAGAGGCTGCTAAATCTACTGTGTACATATTTACCACACGAGGCTCAGACGTGCTAACAAATAAGTATGCATTGC from Amphiprion ocellaris isolate individual 3 ecotype Okinawa chromosome 4, ASM2253959v1, whole genome shotgun sequence includes the following:
- the LOC111575458 gene encoding proline-, glutamic acid- and leucine-rich protein 1-like isoform X1, with translation MDPEKTLTFCHGLQAEEMTMFLQGLDATENATVPVKEIDMSTINEVVKPQGNSGSQPVVSPKYCPGVNNSPGYLCETGHCCGETGCCTYYYELWWFWLLWTVLILFSCFCAYRHRRAKLRIQQQQRQREINLIAYNGACNYPSSMLDLSFLASFKLPSYEEVAAQPSTPPPPYSSIFALQGATTGGPSSSYPHHHHHRHPCPPYLGPGPSGLTSSQSSDNYTSCSCESCSLTSPSSTSFSVQVTDETYDSSRMSTPSEAGGDFVVMPRVGPSFTPTPSPPPLSQVPPDIIPAAAPDVIPVQRCSSNGGERVSPPAPPLSLPLHSRPSHSSRLPLSPLVLLSFIPTGQMHPPVSSDPLGAMVAQKAQEEISPHEPAARPTPSPPKQALFSPNVAVFVHCNNKEEQKKEEEEEDEEEEDHFRHRRLTGDSGIEVCRCHVKREGREEEELQKGHFNKGGKEILKDGEKADMLHDSVDCSHRTKAAMQSPGAENCVEQRRNVPSSSSIIHKTGEAIITVKSS
- the LOC111575458 gene encoding proline-, glutamic acid- and leucine-rich protein 1-like isoform X3 produces the protein MTMFLQGLDATENATVPVKEIDMSTINEVVKPQGNSGSQPVVSPKYCPGVNNSPGYLCETGHCCGETGCCTYYYELWWFWLLWTVLILFSCFCAYRHRRAKLRIQQQQRQREINLIAYNGACNYPSSMLDLSFLASFKLPSYEEVAAQPSTPPPPYSSIFALQGATTGGPSSSYPHHHHHRHPCPPYLGPGPSGLTSSQSSDNYTSCSCESCSLTSPSSTSFSVQVTDETYDSSRMSTPSEAGGDFVVMPRVGPSFTPTPSPPPLSQVPPDIIPAAAPDVIPVQRCSSNGGERVSPPAPPLSLPLHSRPSHSSRLPLSPLVLLSFIPTGQMHPPVSSDPLGAMVAQKAQEEISPHEPAARPTPSPPKQALFSPNVAVFVHCNNKEEQKKEEEEEDEEEEDHFRHRRLTGDSGIEVCRCHVKREGREEEELQKGHFNKGGKEILKDGEKADMLHDSVDCSHRTKAAMQSPGAENCVEQRRNVPSSSSIIHKTGEAIITVKSS
- the LOC111575458 gene encoding proline-, glutamic acid- and leucine-rich protein 1-like isoform X2, yielding MLEMTMFLQGLDATENATVPVKEIDMSTINEVVKPQGNSGSQPVVSPKYCPGVNNSPGYLCETGHCCGETGCCTYYYELWWFWLLWTVLILFSCFCAYRHRRAKLRIQQQQRQREINLIAYNGACNYPSSMLDLSFLASFKLPSYEEVAAQPSTPPPPYSSIFALQGATTGGPSSSYPHHHHHRHPCPPYLGPGPSGLTSSQSSDNYTSCSCESCSLTSPSSTSFSVQVTDETYDSSRMSTPSEAGGDFVVMPRVGPSFTPTPSPPPLSQVPPDIIPAAAPDVIPVQRCSSNGGERVSPPAPPLSLPLHSRPSHSSRLPLSPLVLLSFIPTGQMHPPVSSDPLGAMVAQKAQEEISPHEPAARPTPSPPKQALFSPNVAVFVHCNNKEEQKKEEEEEDEEEEDHFRHRRLTGDSGIEVCRCHVKREGREEEELQKGHFNKGGKEILKDGEKADMLHDSVDCSHRTKAAMQSPGAENCVEQRRNVPSSSSIIHKTGEAIITVKSS